The Thunnus maccoyii chromosome 12, fThuMac1.1, whole genome shotgun sequence genomic interval TTGTTGTTCAATCATCTGTGTTCTGTTCATTTCAGGCTAAAGAGAGTCTGAGCGGCTCCAGCTACAGTGACTATTTGGTGTTCAGTAGAGCTGTATTGGGCTGGAGGCGAGTTCAGCAAGAGggggacagagaggacagagacgAATATCTGGACAAATACACTCTGTCCAGGAACAGCCTTCGATTTGTCAATGGTCCGTTTAAAGCACATACGCTCGTTTAGTTTAAAAGCACATCTTCTAACCTTTTACTTGTTATCTTGCTTCACAAAAtgatttctttctcttgttcCGTCATCAATACTGCAGGTCTCATCTCTCAGTTCAGCGAGAACCTGCATGAAGCCGAGCTGGTTTCCCGTGCCAACGAGTGCCAGCGTCACACTTCTCTCTACAACGAGCACAGCAACCAGGATGAACTGCTTAAAGCTTTGCTGCTGGCTGGACTCTTTCCCAACCTCATCCAGGTACATGGCAACATCTCAGAATAATGATACTGCTTTGAGCAGTCTACTTCCTGCAGTGCTTCATTAAAGGTTGAAGCCAGATTTGTGAAATCTGCACTAGTTTATCTTTGTCTGTATTGTTCTCTCTATGAATGGTGAGAATACATTCCACTCTAACATGGATGGAAAAACTTTCTTTCAGGTGAAAAAAGGTGTTGTGCTCAAAGGGCGCTTTCGTCCCAAGAGTCTGTCTTTCCGGACACTCAGTGGACCAGTCCTGCTTCACCGCTCCTCAGTTAACAGGTCTGAGCATGCTCCAAAGTGAAACTACATCAGGTGCTGACTTACACAGTGTGTATGTAAACTTAACTTCTTCCTTTTGTGCTGTAGAGGAAAGGAAGAGCTCCCTAGTCGCTGGTTGACCTTCTTCAGCGCTGTTAAGTCAAACGGGAGTGTTTTCATCAGAGACTCCTCTGCAGTCCATCCACTcgccctgctgctgctcacagactgtgacatcacagaaaCAGGTACGACATTTACTGCTCTTGTCGAGGAAGAGCCAAATAACCGATTGGTGTCGGTAATTGTGCACCCAGCCCTTAGCCtaataatcagactgaattttGTTACacttattcattttcatttttcttgacaCACAAGTTGCAGTTTTTGGAGCAGTTTTTCACATCCATCAAAAGAATATTCTGACTCTTGCCATTTTTCTGGCTCTGGCAAATACAAATGAAATCCCCCTTTTTAATCTGATATACAGTTTTCCAATGGGCTTGGTTGTTTATTCAACAAGGAGTCACAGGGCTGTACAACTAAATGGCACATATTTGAAGTACTATCAGGACCgtgcatttaaataaaaacatttaggACAAACCAATGACTACATTATCTAAATGTGTCTAGAGATAAATGCTTTGATGCACCGATGCCGAGCCCAAGAAAAAGTTCCTTAATGGgacaataaaatatatcttatttaaaatattatagtTATGCTCCTTCCAAGCAGCTACGAATAAAATCACCCTCTTACAACTGTATTTCCAGACTTAAGTCCTTCATAAATAACTCACTCCTTTCTCTTCTATCCCAGTGAATGGAGACAAAGTGGAAGTATCATTTCCTGGACGCTCTCTGATGCGCTGTGAGATGTCAGTTGAAACCTGGGAGCTGCTGTGGGAGATACGCACTTCCATTCAGACCATGATGTACCGCAACCTCAACAATCCCGACAACGCAATCACCAACTCGTCTCAAGATGGCAAGCTCCTCTCCGTACTTGTAGAACTGCTCAATAATACAGACTCAAACCCTTGTGCTCAGAATCACAACAGTGACAGTGAAGTGGACTGATGGCGACATCACATCTATGTTGAATCTGCTGGCTGGTACACAGGACCCAAAGAAGATGATGGtatcatttgaatgtttttttgtttgtttttttaagatatgTTGTGTACCTCTGTCAGTACTTAATGCGCTGAACTAATCAGGACTCTTGAAAAGCAGAAATCCAAACTGGACTATTGCCTCCTGTTATTTTTGAGGTCAGTAATGGACTCTGCGGTGAGAGGAAATCCATTTGTTTGGATTATAGACTGTGGCTTATAATTTATGATTATTTGCTTTCTGAAAAGCAGAAGTTTGAATTTTACTCTAACGAGTATAAAGAAGGTGACTGGCCAAAGGTCATTTAAACGCACTACATGCagtaaatgtcaaatgtttattataataaatattcatatacagaagataattttattttattgtctgcACTGAATTAACACATAGTGTTGGACAGGATTTGCAGACGAAAATTGTTTTTCCAATTGCTCTGTTTAAGAAAAATCCTTCATAAACTGTGAAAGCTAGACAAGTGTCTCAGTAATTCCTCTATGGTGTCCACAGCGGTCATAGTGCAAAACctgtagaaagaaagaagcattAAAGAGCAGAGGTGTGCTGTtatatttaatgtctttttgaAGTATGCAACCATGTATTTGACCACTTATCCTCACCATAGCATGATTTATAAATTAGAGAACATGCTCATTAAATACAGACATTATACCTGATGTGGTGGGTGCCCTCCTTTTGTCCATTGTCATAACCAGGACTGACTAACACTCCAGCATTCTCATACAGTAGAATGTATCAGGTTGCATTCCTACCTCCTAAAAATAAGCAGCAACATAACAAGgtatgtaatattttatgacaCACATGATACACCAGATATagattgttttttaatgatttgttgTTCTGGCTTAGTGTATATTTGATTCTGTGAGATAGTATTGTGACCATGGCTTTACCTCACTTCAGTagtaaaagtgaaacaaaatattATGACTGATTTGAATTGTATGTCACCTCATTATATAGTGGGTATGAGGGATCTCCTAGTTGCGGAGGGTTCATCAGATCCAAGGTGATCTGACCAGTCACGGGTGAACAAGTGTCTGTCCAGAACAgattgttgacatatttcagaACATCTGAGTCCAGATTTACCAACTCCACATATCCACCACTGCGGGgaaagacaaatacaaacaacCTTAACATTGACACAAGAAGGTCACCACAAAGCCCAATGagttgttctggagctttcaagtGTATCACACAatcttcttcagcagatgacGTTGGCCCAGTTGTATATTGGAATAGTAGATGcttaaatttccatttttcagaGCACTTTAAGAACTTCTTGTCGACAttgttttgacctttttttttttttttgctgttttctactgttttcaaggtcaagaataaactttcAATCTCAAGtctgttttgatttttctttgttgcattttcagaCCTTATGACACTTTTGTAAGGATGAGCTAGCACAGACAAAGCAGTCGAGGCACTCTAGCAGTGAAAACTTACTCTCCCATGAAACCTTTGGATGCTGAGTGAAAGGATGTCAGCTCCAGTGTATCCAAAAGAGGAGGCCCCATTTCAGCCAGGACCCTCTTGtaagagacaaacacactctTCGCCCCATAAACACAGTCCTGATAGACATGTGGAAGGgaacaaaaaaatctgtgtgttGATTTACACATCTTTTAATGTTCATGAATTTCTCTGGTGAATTTCTTGTATAGATAACACTTTAAAGAACATTCACCTCATTAGCCAGAAGAGTTTCTTCTCTGAAGCAAACTGGATCACCTCTTGCATCAATTTTCTGCTCTGAACATGACCTATAAACCACATAGCATGAAAATAACCACaacatgcagatgttttaaaacaagaaaatacttaacttttacttttactaccCATGGCGTTTCCTGAGTTGATGACATACAAAGCAACAGGATTACAGACTCCCTTTGCAGTACCCAGCGCTCAATGTAGTTCGTCTATCTGCAGCTCCCAGTCCTCGTTGAGGTAGTGAGGAACGATAACTGCTCCCTGCCTCATTATGGACAAAGTTGTAGCACAGTGGCATGGCACTGGAGTTAACACTCCGGTTCTGGGTGAACCCTCACTGTTCACCAAGACCTTGAGAATGTTctagtaagaaaaaaaaaagatcacttATGTACTCCTAGGTAGTCATGCAGATTCATACAGTTCTGCTTTCATTTGTCCCTTTTACTGTGTATgtgaatggaatttcatttCTGATGGTTCAAAACACTggaaatttataataaaaaagtcTACAGCAACCtctctttccagaaacagtgtcccagttactctggataatccaaaGGAGCACAGTTGTCAACAGATTTTTTGGGGCTATTTTTGTGTAGAAAGAAGTTCTAATATGAAGTGAGAtttgtggattatccagaggaCCTGACATTGTTTCTGAGAAGTTCTTGTTGGTTGTTAtaagtgttattttttttatcccatGAGCACCTGAAACAAACATTGTTTTGGGGTGGCGGCAGAAGTCTTAGAGCAATAGATCTCATATATCTCAAAACTTGGGCCAATGAAATCAAAACATCTGAACACCATTAAAGGTaagtcagaaaatgtgtttttgttacttggGTGAActggctctttttttctttttttttttttttaattttttatattgAGACACCACACACAGCCCTTACCTACACTCCCTCCAGCACATACCCCAAACAGCTTCTGAGCCCTCTGTCTGACATCCACTGGCAGTTTGTTGCTGGTCATAAACTGAGGGTAAAAACATGCTGCAAGAACCTGCCAGTTATGTAGACAGAGAGGAGATTAAGATTAAGATATGTGGTCAAAAGAAAATACACGATCTTTCCTTTGCAGTATATTGTCTTTGAAGGTCACAGATTACCTGTCTGACAAAAGACAGAGGattcacacctgccctgtgcAGGTCACCCCAAGACACATCTATCACATCTTTATATGACTTTCTCAACCCCTGTGGACAGGTGAATTCAAAGCAGAGGTTCCAAATATCACACAAAAGCTGGAAAACTGACTCTAATATTAATTTAGCAGAATTATATCAGCCTATTACCTGTCTGAGCTCTCCCTTGATCTAGTTTGCTTGTCTCATCAGGACTGCCAACTCCAGCTGTTTCATGTTCTTCACATCTGGACTGATCTCCTGCAGGATAGACATCTCTGTAATTCCTCCTCACTGTCTGATCAGAGCAGCTACTGTGATGAGCTGAGCTGAGTCTCACTGCCCAGCTTTTTGCAAGTTCAATTATTAGCATATAGATAGGATTTCTAGTTAAATATACACATGGAAGAAATGTGATAATACGTGCTTTATTAACAGACAATATAGGAGCAACCTGCTGATGGCAGTgtgctattttattttatccctTTACTCATTTTCTAACacttttgttttactttctgtataaaaatgaaCTACTTCATTTGAAATTAACTTGTAGTCCTGACTGTGCTTGATACCtggctgaaattacatgcatCCTTCTCTCAGACCTTAACCACTAATGTATCAGTCTGCCTGGTTTACATTAGAGGTTATAACCATCAAAATTATGTCACAGATTTGATCTGTATActatattaatgtatatatttgAAAAGATACACAGATATTAAGTACACATAGGGGAcacaaatcaaattaatttggtGTTATTGTTGAGTTGGCTTAAAACAGATCCTGTCATTGtgagatttactgtaaaaatgtgttttgcgtGTGCCATGCAGGTTGTCATATGCAGCAATCCCACTACACTACACTAGTGTTATATTATTTGAGATATAAAAGTGAAACAGAAGTCACCCACCAGCCTCTCATCTAAGTTCTTGAAATTTTGTGTAACCCCTGTTTTACAATATAAATGATGCTGTTTTGCACCTATATCTGTGGAAGgtgtttaatttatttcttttattgctgaatgtttgcttttgtgctgttttattgcttttgtcCTCATTGTGTGGGACCGCAGAAAACTGAGGCAGTTTTTCttgctaataaaataaaatattataaaaaatctttttacgtttgtgtctttttatttccttatatttgaaaaactacattattttcattatcataaatgtcattttttggtGCATGTCGTGAGATCGGATGTTCCACGGCCAGGTTTCTGGACGGAGATAAATAAGAGACGTACAGCTCagcttcctgttttgtttttctttcgCTCAATGTCTGCTGCTGCTCGGGTCCGGTAGATATGGAAGAATTTGCGAGGCGGGGAGACAACCACGACCTGCCCGCGAAGAAACGCGCTCTCTTCAAACACTGGTGGACCGTATAAACCGACCAGAAGCGGCGGGCGGCAGTAACACCTGCCGCGGGGCTTCAGACGCCCTCACTCCCCCCCAGCGACATGGCACTCAGCTCGGGCGGCTGGGCTCCTCCAGCCTCGGTCCCTGCATCGTCCCAACAGGCTGCATGCGGCGGCCCTGCGCCGACGGCTTGCTGCAGTACAGTTTTAATGTCGGTCCGGGTGTCGGTATGTCATTCCGGGATCCGGCCCCTGTGTCTCCCCGGAGCGGGCAGCGAGGCTCTGCGCCTACAGCTCAGCATGGACCCGAGCCGGGCCGGAGAGTTCCGACTGGCGCTGCGAGATACGAGCGGAAACCGCAGCGTGGTgagagttcacacacacacacctgagtgtTTTACAGGGTGTGTGCTGCATTAATCTGCTTAGATATGTTTATCATGAACCACCTTACTggacaatatttatttttgggGCCTATACACGCCATTTTATTCACCACTCACCCCGATACATGCAGCTCCACAGATTCAGATTTGTGGTTGAAACTGCACCAGACTTCACTCTGCAAGCACCTACAGTATCACCCAAAACTGACATTAAAGATCACTCATAAGACATATCCGCCACTCATATCTGAAAGTCTTATTATATCTCTTTACTCTACTCATCTCACAATAACTCCATCATAGTCCTAGATAGTTTTAATTTACATACACTAGGCTATATGTTGTGTTAAAAGCCTCACATTGCTGTTTAGGGGGTTACAACCACTGTAGCCAAGAGGGGTTTTTtagtttcactttcattttctgtctttacacaTTCAGTTTTATTGAAATTATTAACAGCATCATGGGGGAAATCCTTCAGCTTCTCATAGTGGTTAACAGATGCTGGTCTTAATGCAAAgtatttcacagtatttcaTCTGTCACTATCTGGTTAGGAGTCTTTCTTCATCCCTTCAGATTCTATGTTAGATGATTCAAGCATGGGCAGGGTAACAACAAGAGGGACTTTTTGACACCGCAGTCATTAATCATTCCTTCTTACCGGATAAACATGAGACTATGAAACCTGGAAAAACTGAGATTAGACATTCAAGCACGAAAAATTGTAGATGTGTGCAGTGTGATAGCGGTGACAGTATCGCAGCATTCAGAtggaagggaggagggaggggatggAGGGGGGTGAATAGAAACTTTTCTATGCGATAATGAAACAATTACACAGAGATATAAATAACGGTGTGGAGCTCAAAAACAAGTCATGGCACACCGCACACCCACTTTCGTTATGCTTTTCCACCACCTCAGCTTTTGcttggttttaactgttttacaAAGCCAGTTGTTCAAATCACAAAGCAAGAACTGGGTAACCTGCGCATTAGTGAAGAAGTTCATCTTCATCAACAGCACAAAGCTTCATTAACGTGCTTAATGATTTCCAGCTTAAAGCACAGCTGAGACTGAGGAAAGTAGAGCCTGAGAAGCTTCGTTTGAGAGGATAAACTCTTGATTTAGGTAACAACATACATATCATATCAAACATTCATTCTTTAAGGTGTCACAGTGGCCTGAGGGTCTCATGTCCGCAGCTCCAACTTTGCTGGACACCCCCGCGTTTCCTGCCGGCCTCTCTAGTGTGTCTCtactacataaataaaagcaaactttCTCCAACAGTGATGAGTTTTCTCTCCACTTTTCAATCATCCAACATCTATATAATGAGAATTACAGCATGTTAGCTCTTAAACAATCAGCTGTTGTGTTAAACTGGTTTAAAAATGTTAGGCAGGAGCTCTAGTTAGGACAAGATGATGTAATAACTGGAACTGTCATCCTCATTTGagtcagggctgcaactaatgatcgttttcattgttgattaatctgttgattgattgtttagtctataaaatgtcagaaaatacgGAAAATGTCTCGCACCCAGCATGCGtcttcacacacatactcatttTTTCCGACTAATCacccaaaacacaaatatatttttatcaacaatcatgcaaaacagaaaagataatCCTCGCATTTGAGCAGCTGGAACCAGAACTAGAGTTTTGCTTGATAATTGACTTCAatcaactgattgattaattgtttcagttctgGTTTGAGTCACAACCACATGTTCGACTTCTACTGTAGAGCCGTTGTGGTCTGCATTTCTTGCTTTcccctgttttttgtttttgcttttgtaccaaatctgttttttcttgGTGTCACTTTGTTCCAAGCTGGCTTTATTGTAGTAGATTAGACACTCAGTTGCTAAAGTAAGTGCTTTACATTCTAAATGCTTTGTCTGTACACTGTTAATGTCTAGTTTTCCTTTTGCAAATTAGATTGCTCTGGTTAAATACATTAAGGTAATACCGTTCTCATACAGTGCTGCTCTGCTCAGACACAGGGGAACTCAACTGACATTTCAGTACAAGAATGAGGTGTTTGCCCTCTTTCAGTATTATGGGGTATTGAAGTTGACCTTACTTTGCACTCTGTCTGTCCCACCGCATCCTCATTTAAcgtgtgaatctgtcctttgtCTGTCAAGTTCACTATGTGACGTTTTCCTAAAGTCAGACAGGCTTGTCATCTTGGTAGAATCTCAAACCAGACAGGTTTCCCCTCGACAATTGAGACGCTTCTTGATTTGCATGGTTCTCCTTTGATCCTAGCTTCTTTCAGCCCGTGTGTCTGAGCTGGCACACTTTTTGTACACAGTCATATTGGAGGAGTGTGTGTATACACTCTTTGGCAGGAGGCAAATCCCTCTTCTCATCCCTCTGCCTTTGTCTACCCACAACAGACTTTGGTGCCCTGATGATTCCCTCCATTGTCACAGTGAATGTGAGAGATTAAGCTGTGAAATCCTTGTGCTGCCAAACTCACTCATTTATGAAGTCTTTTTCTGTCAGAACCATGATTTCACttcgcttttttttttgccatatatCAGGGgattatttcctttttctcatCTAGATTACTCCTGCATTCTGAATCTGCATATTGCAAATTTAATGCTTAATTAAGAAAAGATCATGAGTATTTACAtagcaaataagtgtatttacAAAATTTTCAAGGCTGCCCTAATTTACCAGGCCcttgaatgtaaacaaaacaaaatgatgatttgatttcttttgttgttgttgtttttttcaccctCAGTTCATCGCAGAGTTCGACCTGCGCTCGGTGCAGTACGAGGTCAAATCCCCTCGCTGCCACGAGATGCGTCTCGCCGCTCCGCCACACGACTGCATCCGCTTTAACTTCCGCTGCGACCGGGAAGCCGAAGAATGGGCCACggtggtgatgtcatcactAAGAGAGGCACATCGAGGTCAGTTCGACATCgttttctttattctttgaCCTGCTTTGTCTATgaaccatttgtttttttgtgacatGTGCTTGATCAGTGAAGTGAAAAAAGTAGTAGTTCTTATCACTTTCCAACATAGATTATATAAATGAGATATTTATATTCACAACATGACACTGATTTTCTTCAACTCTAGATTTCACTGCTTTCAGGTCATTTTTCTTTAAGCAGTAATCTGGCCTCAGATGGAAATGGATACACTAATAAGATATAGATCTATGTGAAAAGTTTAAAGACACACCACTTTTTGTCTGCAAGTGCATTAAAAATTGGAAGGACGTTGGTGTCCTCAGATATAAATTGTACCTTTAACTCTTCAGACTCTTCATCATTGTCTATTAGATTTTTTATGGCTGAGGTTTGGGGGATGTTAAGTGTCCTTTGCTCGGTTGGTACAAGAAACTGTCAGTGTAGTTTCTTGTTGTGACTGTGAACATGGACATTTGTATGTCTTAAAGAATTAAAGTGTTTTGCTGATACGTATATTGGGCAGCAAGGTTAAACACTGATATCAGTTGATATCGGTGTGTGTTGACACCCACATGTTTTAAAGCACTTTTGTTCCACTTTTGTTTGTCATCTCTCCTCCGACAGTTGCAAATATTAACACATACGAATCAGACGGCGGTCAGCCGAACACGACCGCAGCTATGGAGCAGTGGAGCTCAGCCTCGCTGCCTCTCACCGGTGGGTATATCTCTGCTTACCGCCATATGTTCTCCCCGTTCTCTTACGCGCTCTCAAACTGTCACTTACGATCGTCACCTCTTTGTTTCAGAGGAGCTCTGCTTGGAGCTCGCCAGGGCGATTGAAGCGGGTGACGCTCAAGCCGCTTCACAGCACGCATCTGCTCTGGCTCGGCAAAAAGCGGGGCTGACAATTCAGCTGTCTGAAAAGAACTACGCAGACGGAGAGATCAGGTGAGGATTGAAAAGTGTTGGCGGCGGAGGATTCAGTAAAGGTCACAGTGACTGATTAGTCTATGACGTTACAGTTCACGTGCAACTTATAACACCATATCTATCTTACAGTTTATCTGTAGTTGTGGAGGATGTTTCGTCATCTTGTTGCGTCACAGTGAAAGTTTTTCCCTACATGACTGTGGCTGCACTGAAGCAACAGGTTAGAAAAGCGATTAACcagcagtaaaacaaacatAGCACGTTTGCAGCTCCACTGATAACCTCCACACTTCTTTGTCAGGTGTTTCTAGAGTATGGTTTCCACCCTCGCGTGCAGCGCTGGGTGATTGGTCAGTGCTTGTGCACAGAGCCAAGGTCACTGGCGTCCTACGGCGTGCAGAAGGACGGAGACACAGCGTACCTCTATCTGATCTCTGCCCGCCAAGCCCGCATTACCCGCCAGCTGTTCCAGCAGGACCTGGAGAGCGCCCTCCTCGCCCCGCCTCTTCCCCCGGGCAACGGTCCCACCTCCCAAGACTGGAGAGGGTACAGCACCCTGCCTTCAAGACTACCCCACAACAACCAGGGTGAGTTCCGCACATCCTCCTCACAGTCACAGAGAGAGTTGTAGTTTTGTTCTACAGCAGTGCATTGGATTTTACATGAATCGTGGTTAAAGCACTGACTTAAGGTGACAGTATACTCCATCAGAACTGCTTGTAGGATGGGTGAACAGCTTGGGGAACCCCTACATCtgacaatttctgtaactttcaaAACCCAACAATCGTGCGGAGGTGACACAGTaaagcagggtttgaacttttCTCTTCCAGCTCTCCAGAAATGTGTGCCGTTACCCCCATATTCAAACCATTATTGCGTCTCCCTCTTCTCCGTGGCAGTCGGCTTTTCACCTTGCCTTTGAGTGTGGCTGTTtggaacaactataaacacttttgccctCAGACGTTTTCTAGCATAACGCAGTGCTTAGAGCTGTCAGTTTTTTAAGGTGTTTACATCCCTATTAGCTCTGCAGTTTAGGACAACACAACAGGTCAGTGATCCtaaacataaaagtaaaatgttctTGACTGGCCAATTCAGTCACCTGACCTCAGTCAACCTGATCATGTGATTCACTTGCTGAAGAACCAGAAGGCAAAAAGTCCATGAAACAAGCAATGCGTGAAACTTGGTAGAACATCACGAGAGTTAAGTGTCAGGTGATGTCTGTGAAGTAGAGACTTCAGTCAGTTAGTGACTGCAAAACATTTCTAACCAAATTCTAAATATGATGACTTCAGAGTGACATGATATGTACCCGAGTGCCTGATCCCACAGCTACCTGTCCTGCTGCTGACGCCCCAGTCACCGTCCCCGGAGAGTCATGGATGCAGCTCGGGGCTAAGCCTAAAAACCTGATCAGCTCCACTCCATCACATCACGAGCCCTGGTCCTTGGTTGGTGCGCACAGCAGGAGAGGGAGGCACTCCTCCCGTGCACCCCTTAACTATAGCATCCAGCTCAAACACAAGTACGACCTCCTCGACCAGAATGACTTTCCTCCTCTGCCTGCAGAGTCTTCTCCCCCATCCCCTTTGCCGCTCCGTGGGCCCCACAGCTCGTCGCCTCCGATCCCTCATTCAGCCATACATGAGCTCTCCACTCGCACCAGGGCTCGCCGCTCCATACCGCACTTTACCCCAGCCCCACGGCGGGCTCCTGCACCCATCTCCGTTCCTTCAACTCAACCACACACTGCTTTCCTGGGGCCACGGTCCTGGTCATCCTGGATAAGTTACCAGGTCTACTGCACTCACTCCCGTCCTCTATTAGGCGAATGATAGTCCATGTGGGATCAAACGATACAGCTCGCCGGCAGTCGCAATTGAAAACTCAACTGGAGGTCCACCGTGCAATCTACAAAGAAAACTTGGTTACCTATAACAACACTGTACGCACTACAAGAAGATTCTATTTTTCCAAAATCATCtcagaaaacagcagcaatCCCAGAATACTGTTCTCTACCATTAACAGACTGTTAAACCCTGCTCCTACTTCTTACCCAAGCCTCTTCCCTCAAATGTGAGGAATTCGCCAaattttttcacaataaaatcaCAGCCATCAGAGGTAAAATTGTTAGAACACC includes:
- the LOC121909190 gene encoding ranBP-type and C3HC4-type zinc finger-containing protein 1-like, with amino-acid sequence MALSSGGWAPPASVPASSQQAACGGPAPTACCSTVLMSVRVSVCHSGIRPLCLPGAGSEALRLQLSMDPSRAGEFRLALRDTSGNRSVFIAEFDLRSVQYEVKSPRCHEMRLAAPPHDCIRFNFRCDREAEEWATVVMSSLREAHRVANINTYESDGGQPNTTAAMEQWSSASLPLTEELCLELARAIEAGDAQAASQHASALARQKAGLTIQLSEKNYADGEISLSVVVEDVSSSCCVTVKVFPYMTVAALKQQVFLEYGFHPRVQRWVIGQCLCTEPRSLASYGVQKDGDTAYLYLISARQARITRQLFQQDLESALLAPPLPPGNGPTSQDWRGYSTLPSRLPHNNQGSTGGGSDRPGDIKDVLDIENLQLNDKPNKASKTQTEWACPSCTFINKPSRPGCEICATARPDTSCIQQEKGRREDRGEPGLSSS